The proteins below come from a single Bombus pyrosoma isolate SC7728 linkage group LG10, ASM1482585v1, whole genome shotgun sequence genomic window:
- the LOC122571388 gene encoding pickpocket protein 28-like isoform X5: protein MSNKLFSSLMKLIRPDKIEIDNATASWALDILGYTVERLMLELMHPCNLLLVRCGWLGQLYDCSKIFKTVRSNEGFCCGFNYHFVGDYNDEYSWLMNITMDSEELDVLNSNSSFPGVDSILHVPGTGRDIGLAVALNIDADNYKSSVRQFVGATVLIHDPLDYPDIGAQSASLQPGHVMSMTLTGTKLESSKDIQNIPLSKRMCLFDGEIAGERRYSYQTCISECLQQKIYGSCGCLPFFFPDEHPNVRTCYLTDVDCILSRRRSLSLVQSHINDCSCLPQCNDKSYEVVSESIQMNDVGYDSELARGLDVQSTSFLYAYFRDGTYLEYRKQTILGWDSLLASFGGIFGLCLGGSVISLVEFVYYLLVDIFSFLKERTEQQDQDLPPASQLFVSVPANMNLKKYSTSNLNKRIYLAWDQQLSQRIRKNSEFACNMYQE, encoded by the exons ATGAGCAACAAATTGTTCTCTTCGCTGATGAAACTGATACGACCGGACAAAATTGAGATCGATAACGCAACCGCGTCCTGGGCCCTCGACATCCTCGGTTACACGGTCGAGAGACTTATGCTCGAG TTGATGCATCCTTGTAACTTGTTGCTAGTGAGATGCGGCTGGTTGGGACAACTTTACGACTGTAGTAAAATCTTCAAAACCGTCCGGTCGAACGAAGGCTTCTGTTGCGGCTTCAATTATCATTTTGTCGGCGATTACAA TGACGAATATTCTTGGTTGATGAACATCACGATGGACTCTGAAGAACTGGACGTATTAAATTCGAATAGTTCTTTCCCGGGTGTTGACAGCATACTG CACGTGCCTGGAACAGGACGTGATATTGGCTTGGCGGTGGCGTTGAACATCGACGCTGACAATTACAAAAGTTCGGTGAGGCAATTTGTAGGTGCCACGGTTTTGATCCACGATCCGTTAGATTATCCGGATATCGGTGCACAATCCGCCTCTCTGCAACCGGGCCACGTAATGTCGATGACGCTGACCGGCACGAAATTAGAAAGCTCCAAGGATATTCAGAATATACCTCTGTCTAAAAGGATGTGCTTGTTCGATGGCGAG ATAGCCGGAGAACGAAGATATAGTTATCAAACGTGCATTTCGGAATGCTTACAGCAGAAAATTTATGGTTCCTGCGGATGTTTaccctttttctttccagaCGAGC ATCCGAACGTTCGTACCTGTTATTTGACTGACGTGGATTGCATCTTGTCCCGTAGAA GAAGTTTATCGCTGGTACAGTCGCATATAAACGATTGCAGTTGCCTTCCGCAGTGTAACGATAAGAGTTACGAAGTGGTCTCTGAATCGATACAAATGAACGACGTAGGATACGATTCGGAATTGGC ACGTGGCTTAGACGTCCAGAGTACTTCGTTTCTGTACGCGTACTTTCGAGATGGCACGTACCTCGAGTACCGGAAGCAAACTATCTTAGGATGGGACAGCCTTCTCG CTTCCTTCGGAGGAATCTTCGGACTCTGCCTCGGTGGTTCGGTGATAAGTTTAGTGGAGTTCGTGTATTATTTACTTGTGGacatcttttcatttcttaaagAGAGAACAGAGCAACAGGATCAAGATCTACCACCTGCCTCTCAGTTGTTCGTTTCTGTGCCCGCAAACATGAACTTGAAGAAATATAGTACGTCGAATTTGAACAAACGCATCTACCTTGCGTGGGATCAACAGCTTTCTCAACGAATTCGGAAAAACTCCGAATTCGCGTGCAATATGTATCAGGAATAA